In the genome of Anaerolineales bacterium, the window ACCTTGCAGTACATCCATTTTTTCAACAGTGGTGGTCAGATTGCGCGGTCCCCACCATTCGGGAATGAGCTTCGGATCGGTGTATATTTTATAAACAAGATCGCGGGGGGCGTCGAACTTGTGGGTGATCACCAGTTCCAGGCTGCCTGGAATGGCGGAAAAAGTTGGTTTTTCCATCAAAATTCTCCTTTCTTTACAAATTATCATTTTCTATACTCACAACATATGTACATGGTTTCAAGCGTGTTGTTTGGCGGTCCTTACCTCTGGTGTTCTGCTTAGAGTCTCATTACCATGTCAGCGAGTTCTGGGTTTCATTTCACCTTATGCCACGATCTACTGGCTTGGAAAAACTCGGTGTGTTTATTCTTCGGTTTCATGCTTTCCCGTCGAGCCGGTAAGACAGAGCTATTGCCCCCGAGGGAAAAGGTTTTATCCATTGGAGATGAAGATTAACTACATGATCAAGATCCTGGAAAAAAGGCTTGCCTGCTCCAATTTCAACAGGATGAACTACAAGCTGGATCTCATCCACTAAGTGATTTTCTATAAATGGTTGCACCAGGCTTGCACCTCCTCCCAGAAGGATCACCCCCTTCGTGCTGGCTTTAATCTTCATGAAATTTTCTGGAAGAAACTGCCTCATCAACCTGGTATTCCAGTCAACCTTTGTCAAGGTGGTTGAATACACGATCTTCGCCATGGGGTTTAATGCCTCGGCAAAGTGACGCTCACCAGAACTGATATTCGGATCGTTTGAAGCGGTAGGCCAGTAGCTGGCCATCATATTGTAGGTCACCCGCCCGAAGACAATCAGGTCAGCATGGGAGAGCAGGTCGGCATAGAAATCGTGTAAATATTCATCAGCGATTGACCAGT includes:
- a CDS encoding deaminase; this encodes MAKVILSMNISLDGFFEGPHHELDWSIADEYLHDFYADLLSHADLIVFGRVTYNMMASYWPTASNDPNISSGERHFAEALNPMAKIVYSTTLTKVDWNTRLMRQFLPENFMKIKASTKGVILLGGGASLVQPFIENHLVDEIQLVVHPVEIGAGKPFFQDLDHVVNLHLQWIKPFPSGAIALSYRLDGKA